CTCGCTAGCGAGCTAGCGCCAACCGCCGGCATCCAAGTTCACCTTGAAGTAGGCACACAGAACCGCGCCAACAACGTCGATACCCAGCCGGTCGCGAAATCAGCATCAGCCAACCGCCCAGAACCACGCCATAACATCAATCGCAGCTTCACATTCGCTAACTTCGTCGAAGGCAAATCGAATCAGCTGGCACGCGCAGCTTCGATGCAGATTGCCGAAAACCCAGGGCGTGCATACAACCCATTGTTCATCTACGGCGGCGTTGGTCTTGGAAAGACCCATCTCATGTACGCAGTGGGCAATGGGATCCTACAGTCGAAACCGGATGCTCGAGTCGTCTATCTCCACTCAGAGCGGTTCGTCGCGGACATGATCAAGGCATTACAACACAATTCAATCGCTGATTTTAAACGTTTTTATCGCTCCGTCGACGCGTTACTCATTGACGATATTCAGTTTTTCGCCAACAAGGAACGTTCTCAAGAAGAATTCTTCCACACCTTCAATGCTCTGCTTGAAGGCGAGCACCAAATCATACTCTCATGTGATCGCTATCCAAAGGAAGTGAATGGGCTCGAAGATCGATTGAAATCACGCTTTGGCTGGGGATTGACCGTCGCCATCGAACCACCGGAACTGGAAACACGTGTGGCGATTCTGCAAAGCAAAGCGGAGGCCGCAGGCATTGCTTTAACCAGCGAGGTTGCATTTTTCGTCGCCAAGCGCATCCGCTCGAATGTTCGTGAACTGGAGGGCGCGTTACGCCGAATCATTGCCAGTGCACAATTCAGTGGCCGTGCGATTACGCTGGATTTTACCAAAGAAGCACTCCGCGATCTTCTTGCTCTGCAAGACAAGCTCGTTACGCTCGACAACATTCAAAAGACCGTTGCCCAGTACTACAAGATCCGTGTCGCAGACCTGCTGTCGAGCCGCCGCAGCCGCTCGATTACCCGCCCCAGGCAGTTAGCCATGTTCTTGGCAAAAGAATTTACCAGCCATAGCTTGCCTGAAATCGGGGATGCGTTTGGTGGACGAGATCACACGACTGTTATGCATGCCTGCAAGAAAATCAAAGAGCTACGCGATTCCGATGCACGAATGGAAGAAGACTATACCAACCTGGTCAGACTGCTGACCAACTAAGAACTGATGAGTTGCGCAAAGTCCGTGTATCCTGTGGATAACCTGTACTGAGCCCCTGAACAAATCGAAGACCCTTAATCAGTAAACACCTTATCCACAAGCTTTGGACATTTAATAGCCAGCTGAAAGCAGGATAAATCAGGTGTAACTATTTGGAATAGAAGAAGAAATCATGATACCCACAAAAAATCGACTAGCCTATTATTATCATTCTTTAAATTCTTAATATAGTTATTACTACCAGAGGTCCCGTGCGATGAAGTTTACAATTCAGCGAGAAGCGTTTCTTAAACCTTTACAGCAGTTAATCGGGGTTGTTGAAAGACGGCAAACGATGGCCGTCTTAGCGAACGTGTTATTACAAATCAAAGAAAATGCACTTTGGCTTACCACAACCGATCTCGAAATTGAACTAGTGTCGCATTGTCTTCCTGAGCATATTGATAGTGATACACCGATCACTGTTCCAGCGAGGAAGTTATTTGATATCTGTCGAAGTCTTCCGGAACACGCGCTCATCGAATTTTCAATGGACAATGAGCGCGCCCACATCCATGCTGGACGCAGTCGGTTTAGTCTGACAACGCTACCCGCGGATGATTATCCGGCTTTAGACAACTTTGTAAGCCAGGCTGATTTCGCACTCCCTAAAGCCCAATTGAAAGGTCTGCTTAGCCACACGGCTTTTGCAATGGCGCAGCAAGATGTACGGTACTACCTTAATGGCTTACTACTGGAAGTTTCAGCCGATCAGATAACGTGCGTAGCTACGGACGGTCATCGTCTTGCTTTTGCCAAATTAGAAGCGGCGCTAGGTAGTGGAGAATATTCTGTCATCGTTCCACGCAAGGCTGTCACAGAATTAGGCAGGTTGATTACAGATGGAGACGGCGATGTAAAAGTGCGTCTTGGAACCAATAGCATAGAACTCACGTTTGATGGAGTTCGCTTTACGTCCAAACTAATCGATGGGCGTTTTCCAGACTATCAACGCGTTATTCCGTCAAGTAATGAGAAATCGATACAGATCAACCGAGATTTGCTCCGACAGGCCTTACAACGCGCATCAATTCTCTCAAATGAAAAATATCGCGGTGTTCGTGTTGGACTGCGTGAGAATTTTCTTTGCATTGAGGCCCACAATCCGGAACAGGAAGAAGCGCAGGTTGAGCTGGAAATAGAATACACGGGTGATGAACTGGATATTGGTTTCAATCTGACCTACATGCTGGACGTAATCAATACCGTCGCGGGTGATTCCCTACAATTACAGTTCCGGGATTCGTCAAGCAGTGTCCTGATCAAGGATCCATCAGAAGAAGCTGCCTTGTACGTGATTATGCCGATGCGTCTTTGACGCAGTGTGACGGACTATCGACAACCTTACGCTAGATAGTCACAGTCATTGCCATGCTGCGTGAACTTGCTGCCGAAAATATACGCAATCTTCACGCCTTCTCAGTCGCTCCTGATGAGCGAATGAATCTGATCGTTGGAGAAAATGCATCTGGGAAAACGAGTTTTCTGGAAGCTGTTTATATCCTTTCACGAGCGCGCTCTTTTCGGACTTCACGTCTCAATGAGGTAATTAACACTGCAGCCAACAGTGCCTGGGTCAGTGGCAAGCTGTATGAACAAGAATCCGGAAAATCCACGCGTCTTGGACTCGCGCGAACTCATGGACACACTCGCTTCCATATCAACGGTCAAGCCATTCGTAATGCGGCCACAGCTGCTCAACATTTACCCGTCAAGGTTATCCATCCTGAGTCTCATCGATTGCTGACGGGCGGCCCAGGTTTTCGCCGTGCTTTTATAGATTGGGGCTGTTTTTATCAGGATGAAAACTTTTATCCGACATGGGTTCGATTTCAAAAATTATTAAATCAAAGAAATGCCGCGTTGAAACAGCGCGCTGATTCCCGAGTAATGAATGGTATTGAGCGCGAATTCTGTGAAAGTGCTGAGCGACTTAGCAGAATTCGATCTAAGTACATCGAAGTATTACGCCACGGTTTCGCCAGCCTATCTACATTATGGCCTGTCGATGCTGAGTGGGAACTTGATTACCGGCGTGGCTGGTCATCTGAACGTGATCTGCGAGAGCTTCTTCTAGCTGAGCGCGAATACGCTAGGCGGCAAGGTTATACGCTTGTAGGTCCACAAAGAGCTGATCTGGTAATCAAGACCAATGGCGAGAGAATTGTTTCAAGATTCTCCCGGGGGCAAATCAAGCGCGCTACGGTCGCTTTCGAGCTCGCTCAAATAGAAATTTTTGAACAAGGTACAGGCCGTAGACCCGTGTTATTGGTCGACGACATGCCATCTGAACTTGACGCCAATGCACGAGAGCTACTGATGCACATATTTTCTTCAGCCTCAAGGCAATGTTTCATCACTGCATCGACAAGCAACGAACTGCGCATGAGTGATGATGCTGAGCACTGTGTGTTTCACGTGGAACATGGTCGAATACGCAAAATGTTATAATTTGTTGACCGAACAAGAGGTATACCATGTCGACTAAATCAGAGAGAACGTACGACTCGTCTAATATCAAGGTGTTGCGCGGGCTTGAGGCGGTGCGTAAACGACCCGGTATGTATATCGGTGATACAGATGATGGTACTGGTCTTCATCATTTGGTTTTTGAGGTCGTTGATAACTCGATCGACGAGGCGCTGGCAGGTTATTGTAAGTCAATCAAGGTTCTTATCCTTGCTGACGGCTCAATCAAGGTCGATGACGATGGGCGCGGCATTCCTGTTGATATTCACCCTGAGGAAAAAAAATCAGCGGCTGAAGTCATTATGACAGTGCTGCATGCTGGCGGTAAGTTTGACGATAACTCTTATAAAGTGTCAGGTGGCCTGCACGGCGTTGGCGTATCCGTGGTAAATGCGCTATCTGAATGGCTTGAGCTGACAATCTATCGGGACGGAAGCGAACATAAGCAGAGTTATCGTCTGGGTGAGCCTGTTGCTCCATTGCATACTCTTGGTGCAACGGATCGAACGGGAACTACGATACATTTCAAGCCTAGTAAGGATGTGTTCTCGGATACTGAATATCATTACGAGATTCTTGCGAAACGTCTGCGCGAGCTATCTTTCCTTAACTCGGGCGTGCGCATTGAGTTGTATGATGAGCGCAGTGAGAAACGTGATGTTTTTGAATATGTGGGTGGAATTCGCGCCTTTGTTACACATCTGAACCGCAATAAGACTGTTATTCATCCAACCACTGTGTACTTTACGACAGAGAAAGAAGGTGTGGGCGTTGAGGTGGCGTTGCAGTGGAATGATACATATCAGGAAACGATCTTCTGTTATACGAATAATATTCCACAACGTGACGGCGGTACTCACATGGCGGGGTTTCGTGCGGCACTGACGCGCAGTTTGAATCAGTATCTCGAAGCCGAGGGTGTTCTGAAGAAACAAAAGGTATCTGTTAGTGGGGATGATTCGCGTGAGGGACTCACTGCGGTAATCTCAGTCAAGGTTCCGGATCCTAAGTTCTCATCGCAAACGAAGGAAAAGCTTGTTTCTTCGGAGGTTAAGGGGATCGTTGAATCAGCGATGGCCGAGAATTTTCAGGCTTTTCTGTTGGAATACCCAGCTGAGGCGAAGGCAATAGTCGGTAAAATTGTCGAAGCAGCGCGGGCACGCGAAGCGGCGCGCAAAGCAAGAGAAATGACGCGACGTAAAGGCGCGCTTGATATTGCTGGACTGCCGGGGAAATTGGCTGATTGCCAGGAAAGAGATCCGGCGTTATCAGAACTGTTTCTGGTCGAGGGTGATTCGGCCGGTGGCTCGGCAAAACAAGGACGTGATCGACGAACACAAGCCATATTGCCATTGAAGGGCAAGATACTTAATGTGGAAAAAGCGCGCTTCGACAAAATGTTGGGATCGGCTGAGGTTGGAACTCTCATTACTGCGCTGGGCTGTGGCATTGGCCGCGACGAATACGATCCGGACAAGCTACGCTATCACCGTATCATAATTATGACTGATGCTGACGTGGATGGCTCGCACATACGCACCTTGTTGCTTACGTTCTTCTATCGACAAATGCGTGAACTGGTGGAGCGAGGGCATGTGTACATCGCTCAGCCGCCACTCTACAAGGTCAAGAGGGGGAAGCAGGAACAGTACGTTAAGGATGAAGCGGAACTTGCGAGCTATTTGCTCCAAAGCGCTCTCGATTCTGCAGAACTTCATATGAGCGCCGATGCGCCGGCGTTGAGTGGTGAAGCCGTTGAGGATCTGGCTAAACGCTATCAGCTTGTACAGGCCACAATCAAACGCTTGCGCCGACGATATCCTGAAGAAGTGCTCGATGCAATGAAGTTTATACCGGCTCCTACCGATTTGAGTGACTACGCGGAATTGGCGGGCTGGTTTGATCGTTTGGTAGAAACTGCGAATAAGAAACTTGAGGCAACAAAGTTCGCTGCACATGTCGATACGCGCATGGAGCAGGTGCGTATTGTATGTACACGGCATGGCCTGGAGGTGGTCAAGGAATTGCCGTTCAGCTTTTTCAACTCAGCCGAGTTCGAGCTTATCGCGCGTTTGGCGCATAGTCTTGATGGATTATTGGAACCCGGCGCTTATGTGCAGCGTGGGGAACGACGTCGCGATGTTTCGAATTTCGAAACCGTAATGGACTGGTTGACTGGGGAAGGTAAGCGCGGCATTTCTATCCAACGTTACAAGGGGCTCGGCGAAATGAATGCCGATCAGCTCTGGGAAACCACTATGAATCCGGATTCGCGAAGAATGCTACAGGTACGAATCGAGGACGCAGTGGCGGCTGACGCTGTTTTCACTACGCTGATGGGTGATCAAGTTGAGCCACGCCGTGAGTTTATCGAGACGAATGCCTTGCAGGCTGAAAATATTGACGTTTGAAATAAGCGTGGGCCATTGAACTCAGATAATTCGTTAGTAAAGGGATATTTATAGATCTTTGAATCAAAAAGATTTTCCTGAAAATAACGTAACGATGTCGTCCGATTAGAAAATTGCATCTAGATTCAATTCACTGCGCAATTATCACGATCGGATGATCGAGTATTTGGGTTGAAGTCAGACAGCGCGACCGTATCCAAAGGAGGGGACATGAGTATATTTTCTCTGGTGATCATAGCGCTTGTGATCGCGGCGGTGCTGTACCTCGTAGTGATTTACAATCAGCTGATCCAGCTCAAACACGGCGTGTCAAAAGCCTGGGCTAATGTCGATGTGCTGCTGCGACAACGTCATGACGAACTGCCTAAGCTCGTCGAGGTTTGCCGCCAGTACATGAATTACGAGCAGGAAACGCTCAAACGCGTCATGGAGGCTCGCGCCCAAGTGGCGGGAGCGCAGGCAGGCGCGGACGTAGAGGCATTGGGACAGGCTGAAGGAAGCCTGCGCCTCGGTTTGGGCAATTTGTTTGCTGTAGCCGAAAACTACCCGGATCTGAAAGCAGATCAGAACTTTCAGTATCTGCAGCAGCGCATCAGCGGTCTCGAAAACTCCATTGCGGATCGTCGAGAATTCTACAACGAGAGCGTAAACAACAATAATGTGCGCATCGAACAGTTTCCGGATGTGATGATTGCTAGCGCATTTAACTTCAAACCTAGTAAATTGCTGGAATTCAGTGAAGAAGAAGTTCGCGATGTCAGTCTGAAGGAGTTGTTTCGCTGATTTCGTGTGATCGAGGCAGTGATTTTGCCCTTTTTGGATCCTGAGTACTGGCGCGGTTTGCCTGTTTCGACATTCTGGATATGGTGCCTGGGTGCTACGGTTGCGGGTTTTGGCGGTTTGTATCTGTTTCTTCGTAGCCTGATCCGCGCACGCACGATAGAGGATGTGCCGACTTCGCGGATTCGCTCGGCTAGCCAAGGCTACAATGAACTGATCGGAACGGGGCGCAATATGCCGGGGCCGCAGATCGTATCGCCGCTGAGCGGTCAGCCCTGCCTGTGGTATCGCTATCAAATCGACGAGAGAACGTCTTACGGTAACTCCGGCGAACGGGGGTGGAAAACCATCGAACGTTCGACAAGTCATGGGTTGTTTATCATCGAAGACGGCACCGGCGAATGCATCGTCGATCCTGAAGGTGCGCAGGTGATTCCGCATTTTGACCGACGTTGGTACGGCGACAGTATGAGTGCCCGTAATGGCGGTTGGACGTTTACCGCGCAGTATCGATTTCGTGAGCAACGCATCGAAAAGGGCTATCCGCTGTATGTCATCGGCGATTTTCGAACCTTGGGCAGTCCGTCTTGTGATATGCAAGACAATATTGCAGATGTGCTGCGGGAACTGAAAAAAGATCCGCAGCGCATGCACGCCTTCGACCGTAATCGTGATGGCAGCGTCGATCAGAACGAATGGGAACTGGCGCGCCGCTGGGCAGAGCGCGAGTCGAGGCGGCGTGCCTTGAAAGAATCGCCCACAGAGGCGAGAAACGTTTTGTCACGAGGCGATGGGCAGCGCGCCTATATTCTTTCTGGTAAATCTGAGTCCGAATTGGTTGCCCGATATCGCGCGCAAGGTTTGGCTGGCCTGACTATGTTGCTGGGGGGGATTCCCACGGCGGTTTGGATGCTGCTTGCACGCTTCGCGGCATGATACGCTTAAGGGCTTGTTCTTACCGGATTCAGTTACAATGTCCAGCAATCCCCTGCTCGTTTCCACAGATCATCCTCTCTTTGCGCAGATCGAGCCGGAACATGTTTTACCGGCGGTGGAATCGGCGCTTGCCGCCAATCGCCGGGCAATCGATGAACTGCTGAAAGATGCGATTCCGCGTACTTGGGAGCGTTTTGTCGAGCCGCTGACCGCACTCGATGAAAAACTCGATCGGGTCTGGACGCCCGTGCGCCATCTGAACGCCGTCGCCAATAGTAAGGAACTGCGCGCGGCGTACAATGCCTGCTTGCCCAAATTGTCGGCGTACCACACCGAACTCGGGCATAACGTGCGTTTGTATGAAGCCTGGAAATCGCTGGCCGAAGGTCCGCAATTCAGGGCGCTGAACACCGCGCAGCGCAAGGTCGTTCTGGATACGTTGCGTGACTTTCGCCTCAGCGGTGTGGCCTTGCCGCCGGAGCAGAAAAAGCGCTTTGCCGAAATTCAGGAAGCGCTTTCCAAACTGCAGTCGACATTTGAGGAAAACCTGCTCGATGCGACGCACGCATGGCATCTAGATTTCGATGACGAGAAAGCGCTGGAGGGGCTTCCGCCCAGCGGCTTGGCGCTGGCCAGGCAGGCTGCGGAAGAAGCGGGCAAACCGGGTGCTTATCGCATCACGCTGGATTTCCCGTCTTACTATGGGGTGATGTGTCATTGTCGAGATCAAGCGTTGCGTGAAAAGGTCTATACCGCATACGTCACGCGGGCTTCGGATCAGGGGCCGCAAGCCGGCCAGTGGGACAATAGCGCTGTCATGCATGATATTTTGCGCTTGCGACTCGAGGCTGCACAGTTGTTGGGTTACGCGAATTTCGCGCAGGAGTCGCTAGCGACAAAAATGGCTGATTCACCTGAGCAGGTTATTGATTTTTTGAGTGATCTTGCGAATAAAGGCAAGCTGGCGGCAGAACGCGATCTGAGCGATCTGCGCACGTTTGCCGCACAGGAACTTGGCCTGGACGAATTACACGCCTGGGATATGGCGTATACCAGCGAACGCCTGAGCGAGCACCGTTTCGCCCTGGAGCAGGAGGCGCTAAAGCCCTATTTTCCAGTCGACAGTGTGTTGCAGGGGCTCTTCACGCTGACCGAGAAACTGTTCGATGTACGCATAGCGCAGGGGCCTGAAGTCGAAACCTGGCACAAGGATATCCGGTTCTACGAAATCCGTGATCCGGACGGTACGTTACGTGCGCAGTTCTATCTCGATCTCTATGCACGCCAGCACAAGCGCGGTGGCGCGTGGATGGACGAATGCGTTTCCCGTCATCACTATGCGGATACGATGCGGTACCCGATCGCCTTCCTTACCTGCAATTCAACACCACCGCTCGGAGAGCAGCCGGCGCTGTTCACGCACGACGAGGTGATTACGCTGTTCCATGAATTCGGTCACGGTCTGCATCACATGCTCACACGCATCGATTATCCGGCTGTCTCCGGCATCAATGGCGTCGAATGGGATGCAGTCGAGTTACCAAGCCAGTTCATGGAAAACTGGTGCTGGACCCGCGAAGCACTGGATCTGTTCGCGCGCCATTATGAAACAGGAGAAACCCTGCCAGAGGCCATGCTAGAAGCGTTACTGGCCAGCCGTGATTTTCAGGCAGGCATGCAGATGCTGCGGCAGATCGAGTTCTCCCTGTTCGATATGCGTTTGCATCAGGAATACGACCCTGCGCTGCCGACCGACATTCAGGCCTTGTTGAATGACGTGCGCGACACTGTCGCCGTGGTCAAACCACCGGCATTCAACCGCTTCCAGCACAGTTTTACGCATATCTTTGGGGGTGGCTACGCGGCCGGATACTACAGCTACAAGTGGGCGGAAGTGCTATCCGCCGACGCGTTTGCACGCTTTGAGGAGGACGGTCTTTTCAATCCCGCCACCGGCCACGCCTTCCTGCACAGCATTCTGGAGCGCGGCGGTTCGCAGCCAGCGGCCGAATTGTTTCGCGAATTCCGTGGACGCGAACCCTCGGTCGACGCACTGCTTCGTCACCACGGCATCGCCGCATGAAAATCGCGTCCTGGAACGTCAATTCGCTCAAGGTGCGCCTGCCGCACGTGCTTGACTGGTTGCGGATGCAGCAGCCTGACGTGCTGGCACTCCAGGAGACCAAGCTTACCGACGATAAGTTTCCGCAGGCCGAGATCGAGGCGCTGGGTTATCACGTCGCCTACTCTGGCCAGAAGACGTACAACGGCGTGGCGCTGATATCGCGTGAGCCGATGATAGACATTGTCACCGACGTGCCAGGCCTTGACGACCCGCAGCGGCGCATTCTGGGCGCGACGGTGGGCGACGTGCGCGTGCTGAACCTGTACGTGGTCAACGGGCAAGAAGTTGGCTCCGAGAAATACGTCTACAAACTCGACTGGCTGGACAAGGTCACGGCGTACGTGGCAAACGATCTGAGGCGCCATGAGAACTACATCGTGCTTGGGGATTTCAATATCGCGCCGGAAGATACCGATGTGCACGATCCAGATCTGTGGCGCAACAGAATTCTATGTTCCGTGCCGGAGCGCGAAGCCTTGCAGCGATTGCTCTCACTCGGCTTCAAGGATAGTTTCCGGCTGTTCGAGCAAGCGCCGGGCAGTTTTTCCTGGTGGGATTACCGCGCCGCGGGTTTCCGTCGGAACATCGGGCTGCGGATTGATCTCGTGCTGGCCAGCGATGCGCTGGCCAGCCACTGCACCTCCTCGAAGGTCGACGTGGAACCGCGCAAGCTGGAGCGTCCGTCCGACCATGCACCCGCTGTTGCAGAGTTTGTGCTATGAAATACAAGGATCTGCGCGACTTTATCCGCCTGCTCGAAGCGCGCGGAGAACTCAAGCGCATCAGCGTCGAGATCGATCCACATCTGGAAATGACCGAAATCTGTGACCGCACCTTACGCGCCGGCGGCCCGGCTCTGCTGTTCGAAAATCCCAAGGGCCACAGCGTCCCGGTGCTCGGCAACCTGTTCGGCACGCCGCAGCGCGTCGCCCTGGGCATGGGTGAGGAATCCGTCGAGGCCCTGCGGGAGGTCGGGAAGCTGCTTGCCTTCCTCAAGGAACCCGAGCCACCACGCGGCATGAAGGATGCCTGGAAAAGCCTGCCGGTGTTCAAAAAAGTGCTCGACATGGCGCCGAAGACCGTGCGCAGCGCGCCGTGCCAGGACGTTGTACTCGAAGGCGACGACGTCGACCTCGACCGCTATCCGGTACAGACCTGCTGGCCGGGCGACGCCGGACCGCTCATCACCTGGGGGCTGGTGATCACCCGCGGGCCGCATAAGGAGCGGCAGAACATGGGAATCTACCGCCAGCAGGTGATCGGTCGCAACAAGCTCATCATGCGCTGGCTGTCGCACCGCGGTGGCGCGCTGGATTTTCGTGACTGGCAGACCGCGCACCCGGGCGAGCCGTTTCCGGTCGCTGTCGCCCTGGGAGCCGATCCGGCCACGATACTCGGCGCGGTGACGCCGGTGCCGGATGCGCTGTCCGAGCATTCCTTCGCCGGTTTGCTGCGCGGCTCGCGCACGGAACTGGTCA
This genomic stretch from Acidihalobacter ferrooxydans harbors:
- the ubiD gene encoding 4-hydroxy-3-polyprenylbenzoate decarboxylase, with the translated sequence MKYKDLRDFIRLLEARGELKRISVEIDPHLEMTEICDRTLRAGGPALLFENPKGHSVPVLGNLFGTPQRVALGMGEESVEALREVGKLLAFLKEPEPPRGMKDAWKSLPVFKKVLDMAPKTVRSAPCQDVVLEGDDVDLDRYPVQTCWPGDAGPLITWGLVITRGPHKERQNMGIYRQQVIGRNKLIMRWLSHRGGALDFRDWQTAHPGEPFPVAVALGADPATILGAVTPVPDALSEHSFAGLLRGSRTELVKAIGSDLLVPASAEIVLEGHLMPGEMADEGPFGDHTGYYNEIDRFPVFTIDRITQRREPIYHSTYTGRPPDEPAVLGVALNEVFVPLLQKQFPEIVDFYLPPEGCSYRLAVVSMRKQYAGHAKRVMMGVWSFLRQFMYTKFVIVVDDDVNTRSWDDVIWAITTRMDPVRDTVMIENTPIDYLDFASPVSGLGSKMGLDATNKWSGETTREWGRPIMMDADVKKRVDALWEKLGIG